In Mobula hypostoma chromosome 11, sMobHyp1.1, whole genome shotgun sequence, the following are encoded in one genomic region:
- the c11h11orf96 gene encoding uncharacterized protein C11orf96 homolog encodes MAAGKQGEVVGISTSYQAVMPSYAGITEEFPQSLRRQLQKSKLKQRRPREARFKTQPVTFDEIQEVEEEGVSALEEEKAKKSFLQSLECLRRSAQNSRAQKATLSNSKLRYSLDSSDSDSAH; translated from the coding sequence ATGGCAGCGGGCAAGCAGGGCGAGGTGGTGGGAATCAGCACCAGTTACCAGGCGGTGATGCCAAGCTACGCCGGGATAACGGAGGAGTTCCCACAGTCGCTGCGGCGCCAGCTGCAGAAATCCAAGCTGAAGCAGAGGCGACCCCGGGAAGCCAGGTTCAAAACGCAGCCGGTCACCTTCGATGAAATCCAAGAGGTGGAGGAGGAAGGGGTCTCGGCCCTCGAGGAGGAGAAAGCCAAGAAGTCGTTCCTGCAGTCGCTTGAGTGTCTCCGGAGGAGCGCGCAGAACTCCCGTGCCCAGAAGGCAACTTTAAGCAACTCAAAGCTGAGGTATAGCTTGGACTCGAGCGACTCGGATTCCGCCCACTGA